A region from the Fundulus heteroclitus isolate FHET01 chromosome 22, MU-UCD_Fhet_4.1, whole genome shotgun sequence genome encodes:
- the LOC118557049 gene encoding histidine-rich glycoprotein-like: MLGQSHTNHYFHNNCSNHYSPNSCSNNYIHNSCSNHYSHFNHYFHNSCSKHFILNNCHIHNSWSDHYTNHNSFSHHNCTNHYEYNSHTNLYIHIICSIHYTNLNSLSIHNNWHNHYSHIYHYIHSCHTHQHNHFSCLVCFNHYIYNSCSNNYTNLNSLSIHNNWHNYYSHIYHYIHDSCHNHHNQYHPSDHYIHSCHTHQHNHSSCTHNHSSCTVCFNHYIYNSCSNHYFHNCCFNNYIHISCSNHYNHNSCSYRRIHNSCSIQYSHTNHYIHISCSIHYTNLNSLSNHNNRTNHYKYNSHSNHYNHNSCPIHYIHNNWHNHYSHTNHYIHDSCRNHHNQYSLPDHYIHSCPTHHHNQSSCTVCFNH; the protein is encoded by the exons ccacactaACCACTACTTCCACAACAACTGCTCAAACCACTACAGCCCCAACAGCTGCTCAaacaactacatccacaacagctgctccaaccactacagccacttCAACCACTacttccacaacagctgctcaaagcacttcatcctTAACAACTGCCACATCCACAACAGCTGGTCAGACCACTACACCAACCACAACAGTTTCTCCCACCACAACTGCACAAATCACTACGAGTACAACAGCCACACTAACCTCTACATCCACATCATCTGCTCCATCCACTATACCAACCTCAACAGTCTATCCATCCACAACAACTGGcacaaccactacagccacatcTATCACTACATCCACTCCTGCCACACCCACCAGCACAACCACTTCAGCTGCCTCGTctgcttcaaccactacatctacaacagctgctccaacaactataCCAATCTCAACAGTCTATCCATCCACAACAACTGGCACAACTACTACAGCCACATCTATCACTACATCCACGATAGCTGCCACAACCACCACAACCAGTACCACCCCTCTGACCACTACATCCACTCCTGCCACACCCACCAGCACAACCACTCCAGCTGCACT CACAACCACTCCAGCTGTACCGTctgcttcaaccactacatctacaacagctgctccaaccactacttCCACAACTGCTGCTTCAACAACTACATCCACATCAGCTGCTCAAACCACTACaaccacaacagctgctcctaCCGCCgcatccacaacagctgctcaaTCCAGtacagccacaccaaccacTACATCCACATCAGCTGCTCCATCCACTATACCAACCTCAACAGTCTCTCCAACCACAACAACCGCACAAACCACTACAAGTACAACAGTCACTCCAACCACTACAACCACAACAGCTGCCCCATTCACTACATCCACAACAACTGGcacaaccactacagccacacaaACCACTACATCCACGACAGCTGCCGCAACCACCACAACCAGTACAGTCTCCCTGACCACTACATCCACTCTTGCCCCACCCACCACCACAACCAGTCCAGCTGCACCGTCTGCTTCAACCACTAA